GCATGGGTGATGGCAAGGAATCCGGCATGGAAGTAGGCATGGAATCTGGTATGGGGTCTGGCTTGGTTGGCGAGATGGAATCTGACAAGGCATCTATCATGGGTGATGGCAAGGAATCCGACATGGGAGCCGGCATGGCATCAGACACTGGAGCTAGCATGGGTTctcgcaaggaatctggaatgggtgaTGGCATGGAAGCTTGTATAGGATCTGGCAGGAGTGCTGTTATTGAACCTGATATAGGTGTTGCTATTGGAGCTAGAATGGGgtatggcaaggaatctgacatgggatctaATATAGGTGCTTGTATGGGGTCTGGCTTGGTtggtggcatggaagctggcatagGGACTTCTAtgggtactggcatgggatctgaatAGGTTGCTGACAAGGAATTCGCCACGGAATCAGACATGGGAACCAGCATGGGGTCTAGCATGGATCCTGGCATAGCCGCTgacatggaatcttgcactggtagtggtattggatctggcatgggagctgtcatgggtcctgaCATATCATCTGGAATGgctgctggtctgggtactggcacgggatctggcaaggatgatgtcacagaagttggcataggtgccggcgtgtaatatgcctcgtcatctagtacgggacgtggcccaaaaaatatatatcttaaacaagaccaccaggcattcctccTTCGGTGACtaccttctgctggcatggaagctggcatcggtagtggcataggacctggcataggcactgatatggaatcttgcactggtagtggtattggatctggcatgggagctgtcatgggtcctcgcatatcatctggaattggtgctggtctgggtactgtcATGGGATCaggcaaggatgctgtcacagaagttggcataggtgccggcgtgtaacatgtctcgtcatctagtacgggacgtggcccaaaaaatatatatcttaaacaagaccaccaggcattccttcttcggtgcctactttctgctggcatggaagctggcatgggtaatggcataggacctggcataggcgctgacatggaatcttgctctggtagtggtattggatctggcatgggagctgtcatgggtcctggcatatcatatggaattggtgctggtctgggtactggcatgggatctggcaaggattctgtcacagaagttggcataggttccggcgtgtaatatgtctcgtcatctagtacgggacgtggcccaaaaaatatatatcttaaacaagaccaccaggcattccttattcggtgcctaccttctgctggcatggaagctggcatgggtaatgtcataggacctggcataggcgctgacatggaatcttgcactggtagtgatattggatctggcatgggagctgtcatgggtcctggcatatgatctggaattggtgctggtctgggtactgtcatgggatctggcaaggatgctgtcacagacgttggcataggtgccggcgtgtaatatgtctcgtcatctagtacgggacgtggcccaaaaaatatatatcttaaacaggaccaccaggcattccttcttcgatgcctaccttctgctggcatggaagctggcatgggtaatggcataggacctggcataggcgctGACATGGAATCTTGCTCTGGtcgtggtattggatctggcatgggagctgtcatgggtcctggcatattatctggaattggtgctggtctgggtactggcatgagatctggcaaggatgctgtcacagaagttggcataggtgccggcgtgtaatatgtctcgtcatctagtacgggacgtggcccaaaaaatatatatcttaaacaagaccaccaggcattccttcttcggtgcctaccttctgctggcatggaagctggcatgggtaatggcataggacctggcataggcgctgacatggaatcttgctctggtagtggtattggatctggcatgggagctgtcatggatcCTGGCATATtatctggaattggtgctggtctgggtactggcatgggatctggcaaggatgctgtcacagaagttggcataggtgccggcgtgtaatatgtctcgtcatctagtacgggacgtggcccaaaaaatatatatcttaaacaagaccaccaggcattccttcttcggtgcctatcttctgctggcatggaagctggcatgggtaatggcataggacctggcataggcactgatatggaatcttgcactggtagtggtattggaactggcatgggagctgtcatggatcCTGGCATATCATATGGActtggtgctggtctgggtactgtcatgggatctggcaaggatgctgtcacagaagttggcatcggtgccggcgtgtaatatgtctcgtcgtctagtacgggacgtggcccaaaaaatatatatcttaaacaagaccaccaggcattccttcttcggtgcctaccttctgctggcatggaagctggcatgggtaatggcataggacctggcataggcgctgacatggaatcttgcactggtagtggtattggatctggcatgggagctgtcatgggtcctcgcatatcatctggaattggtgctggtctgggtactgtcATGGGATCaggcaaggatgctgtcacagaagttggcataggtgccggcgtgtaatatgtctcgtcatctagtacgggacgtggcccaaaaaatatatatcttaaacaagaccaccaggcattccttcttcggtgcctaccttctgctggcatggaagctggcatgggtaatggcataggacctggcataggcgctgacatggaatcttgctctggtagtggtattggatctggcatgggagctgtcatgggtcctggcatatcatatggaattggtgctggtctgggtactggcatgggatctggcaaggatgctgtcacagaagttggcataggttccggcgtgtaatatgtctcgtcatctagtacgggacgtggcccaaaaaatatatatcttaaacaagaccaccaggcattccttattcggtgcctaccttctgctggcatggaagctggcatgggtaatggcataggacctggcataggcgctgacatggaatcttgcactggtagtgatattggatctggcatgggagctgtcatgggtcctggcatatgatctggaattggtgctggtctgggtactgtcatgggatctggcaaggatgctgtcacagacgttggcataggtgccggcgtgtaatatgtgtcgtcatctagtacgggacgtggcccaaaaaatatatatcttaaacaggaccaccaggcattccttattCGGTGCCTATCTTCTGCTGGTAGGTAATTGGAATATGGTggtggcatgcgatctggcatgggagatggcatgcgGGCTGGCCTGCGAAATGGCATGTCAAATGAAATGGGAGCTGGCCCACGAAACCTATATCTTAAACGAGACCAGAGGCTCATTGCTCttggcgtgggagctggcattCCAGTTGGCATGGGGGCTGGCACGGGATCTAGTATGTGACTTGACATGGGAGCTGGAATGATATCTTGCATTGAAGCTCGCATGGGGTCTGGGATTggttctggcatgggagctgacatggttTCTGGAATAGGTATTGATATGGTATcttgcatgggagctggcattgaATCTATCGTGGGAGCTGACATGGTTTCTGGAATACGTACTGATATGGTATcttgcatgggagctggcattgaATCTATCGTGGGAGATGACATAGGCGCTGGCATGGATGCTGGCCTGCGATTCGACATGGGAAGTAGCCCACAAAATAAATACCTTAAACAACGCCAGCAGCAACTCTTCGTTCTATTgtcatcttc
The sequence above is a segment of the Periplaneta americana isolate PAMFEO1 chromosome 3, P.americana_PAMFEO1_priV1, whole genome shotgun sequence genome. Coding sequences within it:
- the LOC138697039 gene encoding tetra-peptide repeat homeobox protein 1-like gives rise to the protein MMSFSPVKNSGRKLSPQSDVRVGDTGEGRFMPEHEKEERRLTTATGTGATLQPDRQEENDKMETPMMVEASSSDQQRAFNNWNAEWEKRVRQGDPQNLKNLEAGLHYFQFDSREDLPGYMEDKPGTIPQTTPATMTEPIPAHMLDPMPPPVPHSVPPPVPPPVPSPVPAPSLQNPPEEEDDNRTKSCCWRCLRYLFCGLLPMSNRRPASMPAPMSSPTIDSMPAPMQDTISVRIPETMSAPTIDSMPAPMQDTISIPIPETMSAPMPEPIPDPMRASMQDIIPAPMSSHILDPVPAPMPTGMPAPTPRAMSLWSRLRYRFRGPAPISFDMPFRRPARMPSPMPDRMPPPYSNYLPAEDRHRIRNAWWSCLRYIFFGPRPYPDQHQFQMICEDP